From a region of the Triticum aestivum cultivar Chinese Spring chromosome 7D, IWGSC CS RefSeq v2.1, whole genome shotgun sequence genome:
- the LOC123166120 gene encoding small nuclear ribonucleoprotein E yields the protein MASTKVQRIMTQPINLIFRFLQSKARIQIWLFEQKDMRIEGRIIGFDEYMNLVLEDAEEINIKKNTRKSLGRILLKGDNITLMMNTGK from the exons ATGGCGTCCACCAAGGTTCAGCGTATCATGACCCAGCCCATC AACCTCATCTTTCGGTTCCTCCAGAGC AAAGCGCGCATCCAGATCTGGCTTTTCGAGCAGAAGGATATGCGGATCGAGGGTCGTATCATC GGCTTTGATGAGTACATGAACCTGGTTCTCGAGGATGCTGAGGAAATCAACATTAAGAAGAACACCAGGAAATCATTGG GAAGGATACTCTTGAAAGGCGACAACATAACTCTG